A portion of the Calothrix sp. 336/3 genome contains these proteins:
- a CDS encoding RNA polymerase sigma factor SigF — MQSTVTYELKHEIWQLLREYQQSPSANIRNQLVKMNFGLVRKEAHYWINQCQESYDDLLQVGCLGLIRAIERFDIAKGHAFSSFAIPYIRGEIQHYLRDKGVTVRIPRRYLAIQQQAVGVSRSLREKYNRQPTDSELAAALEISPQELQEIKLAWMNRAPLSLDVPVQEGEDGATSLGELVPDPSYRSFQLAQEDQIRLQQALVQLEKCTREVLEFVFLHDLTQKQVAERLGISVVTVSRRVKKGLDSLKQMMCAGEE, encoded by the coding sequence ATGCAGTCTACAGTCACCTACGAATTAAAACATGAGATTTGGCAATTACTGCGAGAATATCAGCAGTCGCCTTCTGCCAATATTCGCAATCAGCTAGTAAAGATGAATTTTGGTTTAGTGAGAAAAGAAGCTCACTACTGGATTAATCAATGCCAGGAAAGTTACGATGACTTGTTACAAGTTGGTTGTTTGGGTTTAATTCGGGCGATCGAAAGATTTGATATTGCCAAAGGTCATGCTTTTAGCTCCTTTGCTATTCCCTATATTCGTGGTGAGATTCAGCATTATTTACGAGACAAAGGTGTTACAGTGCGGATTCCACGCCGCTATTTAGCTATTCAACAACAAGCTGTTGGTGTCTCACGGTCTTTGAGGGAAAAATATAATCGTCAACCCACGGATTCTGAATTAGCTGCGGCATTAGAGATTTCTCCCCAGGAGTTACAAGAGATTAAGTTAGCTTGGATGAATCGTGCTCCTTTGAGTTTAGATGTCCCTGTACAGGAAGGAGAAGACGGTGCGACGAGTTTAGGTGAATTAGTTCCTGATCCTAGCTACCGTAGTTTTCAACTAGCTCAGGAAGACCAAATTCGTTTACAACAAGCATTGGTGCAGTTAGAAAAATGCACTCGTGAAGTTTTAGAATTTGTTTTTCTTCATGATTTAACTCAAAAGCAAGTTGCAGAACGTTTAGGTATTAGTGTGGTGACAGTTTCTCGTAGAGTTAAAAAAGGCTTAGATTCATTGAAACAGATGATGTGTGCTGGTGAGGAGTAG